One Myxococcus guangdongensis DNA segment encodes these proteins:
- a CDS encoding ATP-binding sensor histidine kinase, translating to MLELPGLQDARRIYRGHRYDVLRAWTPDGGARVLKVVREGPLAESSAGMLRHEHVMLRELSAVDGVVNVIALEEVSGHLALVLEDAGPQDLRDLLRRGPLEVDVFLELALDVATTLGALHRRHVIHRDLNPANLVVASSGRRLVMIDFDLATSVQGLVRSAGVPGGFEGTLRYIAPEQTGRMGRRVDHRADLYALGATFYEMLTGEAPFLSADAAQLVHALLAQPPTPPVDRNPALPGLLSDVVLRLLAKSPEERYQSAEALVADLREIQRRWRGPGTPISFELGRHDLARELGLPDKLYGRAREQALLEAALERARAGSREWVLLAGASGSGKSSLANVLRERVGAGQFLTGRSPELRGQTPYASLMEAVRGLVVSVLELPPEGVEAWRLRLRKSLGTQGRMLTELVPELERLIGEQPPVVALGPREAGSRFLLMLQSFLRDLATAEHPLVLFLDDLQWADAATLELLSRLSTDSELHHLLVLGAWRPGEWGATHPLERWRTALSAVGGSPLLLELGPLDLPALTTLCADALKGDAKDVEPLARLVLEKTAGNPFSVGHFLRHLHRTGLLTYDLESGTWHWELERIAQAEVTDNVVELMLDAIRRLPASTQRLLTVAACMRGQVDLWLLARVVEAPLEDTAGALWSALRAGLLVPEGRGPRFSSQQPAGLMTVHQATYRFAHDRVRHAAYSLLSEAERAAVHRAIARQLWADARGAESEPRVCEVVDHYHLGGDVVRDSNERTWLAELNLRAGRKVRDSSAFEAALAYLMRARALLPEDAWVTRTEQMLQLHRDAAECAQLTGDRLLSERLIDTAMAHARTPLEKVDLYVLRMNASIFARDHESALRHAREGLRLFGVELPEGDATEAFRAELPQVEALWKSRSEEELLSAPRMDAEAELGCMRLLMNAGIAAWFSDPPMFSFIYTRMVGLTLRHGNCVYSAFAYVCFGLVFGESRGDYAAGHPFSHLGMELSRRFDEPREECRVLAAFLFYMRHWREPLRSSIPLLRRGISAGLESGEPQYVAYLLASLSFTRLRMGAELDRVHAESESAVAFDQKSGQRAMADIQLALRQAVRCLQGRTRERAGYDDATFDTRAFLEKAQGDPTILGQFFILRLQTSYLLGDLSGAREMLRAAEPHLRFMPSLFTVTEYAFFGALVHAAGSGAQASLEERRALVEGAWNQFHHWAAKGPENFRHRYLLLSAERARLDGRFTDAAELFDEAIDRAREEGHPHDEALANVLAGRLYSALGRKRVASLYLRAAREGFARWGAKAVVSALQEEFPDLQVQESGLWDQTVTPTGDDFRGASLDLLSILKAAQSLSGEVALERLLEKLMAVCLEVAGAQRGALVLEEQGALVLTAVGGVGEPLARPQLPLVGSMLVPETLLAHAFRTGDAVVLGDAVHQGHFVSDAYVARQRVKSALVVPIRRHARTMGVLYLENNLATHAFTPDRVRVLQLLSSQMAISLENSLLFEERRRAEEAVRFLAESSVVLAEALDFEATLSRLARLCVSSLATLCAIDVVEPSGAIRRLSTAHADPGHERVARDLQSFYTPDWDSSQPAIAVLRSREPLLIPVVTEEVLERLCRDEAHITLVRALKARSFLAVPLIARGRMLGVISLVSSVPGKRYGPSDVELAQDLARRAAIALDNARLYHESQDAIRLRDEFLSIAAHELYTPITALQLSVQGLARSEVPTRDAVQRVSKTTQAQTRRLAHLVDELLDVSRIQTGRLHLTLEEVDLASVVRDVAEGMRDAIQRSQSRICLDLASGCIGRWDRVRLEQVVTNLLSNALKFGSGSPIEVRLAHAQGHVQLDVIDQGIGIPAERLPHIFGRFERAVSSREYGGLGLGLFIVREIVVALGGQVRAQSIQGEGARFTVELPSEGPADLRASNP from the coding sequence ATGCTCGAGCTGCCCGGCTTGCAAGACGCTCGGAGAATCTACCGGGGCCACCGGTATGACGTGCTCCGTGCCTGGACCCCCGACGGCGGTGCTCGGGTGCTCAAGGTCGTCCGCGAAGGTCCGCTCGCGGAGAGCAGCGCTGGCATGCTGCGCCACGAGCACGTGATGCTGCGCGAGCTGTCCGCCGTCGACGGGGTGGTCAACGTCATCGCCCTCGAAGAGGTGTCGGGCCACCTGGCCCTCGTCCTCGAGGACGCCGGTCCCCAGGACTTGCGAGACCTGCTGCGACGGGGGCCGCTCGAGGTGGACGTCTTCCTGGAACTGGCCCTCGATGTGGCCACCACCCTCGGCGCCCTGCATCGGCGGCATGTCATCCACCGCGACCTCAACCCCGCCAACCTCGTCGTGGCGTCCAGCGGTCGCCGCCTGGTGATGATTGACTTCGACCTGGCCACCAGCGTGCAAGGCCTCGTGCGCAGCGCCGGTGTCCCGGGCGGCTTCGAGGGCACGCTGCGCTACATCGCTCCCGAGCAGACCGGCAGGATGGGCCGGCGCGTGGACCACCGCGCGGACCTGTATGCATTGGGCGCGACCTTCTACGAGATGCTCACGGGCGAGGCGCCCTTTCTCTCGGCCGACGCCGCGCAGCTCGTGCATGCGCTCCTGGCGCAGCCTCCCACTCCTCCCGTCGACAGGAACCCGGCGCTCCCGGGCCTCCTCTCCGATGTGGTGCTCCGCCTGCTCGCGAAGTCCCCCGAGGAGCGCTACCAGAGCGCCGAGGCCCTCGTCGCCGACCTGCGGGAAATCCAGCGGCGCTGGCGCGGTCCCGGAACGCCCATCTCCTTCGAGCTGGGCCGCCACGACCTCGCGCGCGAGCTGGGCCTGCCCGACAAGCTCTACGGCCGGGCGCGTGAACAAGCCCTCTTGGAGGCGGCCCTCGAGCGCGCACGAGCGGGCTCTCGCGAGTGGGTGCTGCTCGCTGGCGCCTCGGGGAGTGGAAAGTCGTCCCTGGCCAACGTCCTGCGGGAGCGCGTGGGCGCGGGACAATTCCTCACGGGCAGGTCTCCCGAGCTGCGAGGACAGACCCCCTATGCGTCGCTGATGGAGGCCGTGCGCGGGCTCGTGGTGAGTGTCCTCGAGCTGCCGCCCGAAGGCGTGGAGGCGTGGCGACTGCGGCTGCGGAAGTCTCTCGGGACACAGGGGCGCATGCTCACCGAGCTCGTCCCCGAGCTGGAGCGACTCATCGGTGAACAGCCCCCCGTCGTCGCGCTGGGCCCGCGCGAAGCCGGCAGTCGCTTCCTGTTGATGCTCCAGTCCTTCCTGCGAGACCTGGCCACGGCCGAGCACCCGCTGGTGCTCTTCCTCGACGACCTCCAGTGGGCGGACGCCGCCACGCTGGAGCTGCTCTCGCGATTGTCGACGGACTCGGAGCTGCACCATCTGCTGGTGCTCGGCGCCTGGCGCCCAGGCGAATGGGGCGCGACGCATCCCCTGGAGCGCTGGCGGACCGCGCTCTCCGCCGTGGGGGGCTCGCCGCTCCTGCTGGAGCTGGGGCCCTTGGACCTGCCCGCGTTGACGACGCTGTGCGCGGACGCGCTGAAGGGTGACGCCAAGGACGTCGAGCCGCTCGCCAGGCTCGTCCTGGAGAAGACCGCCGGCAATCCCTTCTCCGTGGGCCACTTCCTGCGGCACCTGCACCGCACCGGGCTGCTCACGTACGACCTGGAGTCGGGGACGTGGCACTGGGAGCTGGAGCGAATCGCGCAGGCCGAGGTCACCGACAACGTCGTGGAGCTGATGCTCGACGCCATCCGTCGACTGCCGGCGTCGACGCAGCGACTGCTGACGGTGGCCGCGTGCATGCGAGGGCAGGTGGACCTGTGGTTGCTGGCGCGCGTGGTGGAGGCACCCCTGGAGGACACGGCGGGAGCGCTCTGGAGCGCCCTTCGCGCGGGGCTCCTCGTGCCGGAGGGGCGTGGCCCGCGCTTCTCGTCCCAACAGCCGGCCGGCCTCATGACAGTGCATCAGGCCACGTATCGCTTCGCGCATGACCGTGTGAGGCACGCGGCGTACTCGCTCCTGTCGGAGGCCGAGCGGGCCGCCGTGCATCGCGCCATCGCCCGTCAGCTCTGGGCCGACGCACGGGGCGCGGAGAGCGAGCCTCGCGTATGCGAGGTGGTGGACCACTACCACCTGGGCGGCGACGTGGTGCGCGACTCGAACGAACGCACGTGGCTCGCCGAGCTCAACCTGCGCGCGGGACGCAAGGTGCGGGATTCCTCCGCCTTCGAGGCCGCGCTGGCGTACTTGATGCGCGCTCGCGCCCTGCTGCCCGAGGACGCCTGGGTGACTCGGACCGAGCAGATGCTCCAGCTCCACCGGGACGCGGCCGAGTGCGCGCAGCTCACCGGAGACCGTCTGTTGTCCGAGCGCCTCATCGACACGGCGATGGCGCACGCGCGCACGCCGCTGGAGAAGGTGGACCTCTACGTCCTGCGGATGAACGCGAGCATCTTCGCGAGGGACCACGAGTCCGCGCTCCGACACGCACGCGAGGGGCTCCGCTTGTTCGGCGTGGAGCTGCCGGAGGGCGATGCGACCGAGGCCTTCCGCGCGGAGCTGCCCCAGGTGGAGGCCCTGTGGAAGAGCCGCTCCGAGGAGGAGCTCCTGTCCGCGCCGCGCATGGACGCGGAGGCGGAGCTGGGCTGCATGCGCCTCTTGATGAACGCCGGCATCGCGGCCTGGTTCTCGGACCCGCCGATGTTCTCGTTCATCTACACGCGCATGGTGGGCCTCACGCTGCGCCACGGCAACTGCGTGTACTCCGCCTTCGCGTACGTGTGCTTCGGCCTCGTCTTCGGCGAGTCCCGGGGCGACTACGCCGCCGGCCACCCCTTCAGCCACCTGGGCATGGAGCTGAGCCGCCGCTTCGACGAGCCACGTGAGGAGTGCCGCGTGCTCGCCGCGTTCCTCTTCTACATGCGCCACTGGCGTGAGCCCCTGCGCTCCTCCATCCCGTTGCTGCGCCGGGGCATCTCCGCGGGGCTCGAGAGCGGTGAGCCGCAGTACGTCGCCTATCTGCTGGCCAGCCTCAGCTTCACGCGCTTGCGGATGGGCGCGGAGCTGGACCGCGTCCACGCGGAGAGCGAGTCGGCGGTCGCGTTCGACCAGAAGAGCGGACAGCGCGCCATGGCGGACATCCAGCTCGCGCTGCGTCAGGCCGTGCGCTGTCTCCAAGGGCGGACCCGCGAGCGCGCGGGGTACGACGACGCGACGTTCGACACGCGTGCGTTCCTCGAGAAGGCGCAGGGGGATCCGACCATCCTCGGTCAGTTCTTCATCCTCCGCCTCCAGACGTCCTATCTGCTCGGAGACCTGTCGGGCGCGCGGGAGATGCTCCGCGCCGCCGAGCCCCACCTGCGCTTCATGCCGTCGCTCTTCACCGTCACCGAGTACGCCTTCTTCGGCGCGCTGGTGCACGCGGCGGGGAGCGGCGCCCAGGCCTCGCTCGAGGAGCGTCGGGCCCTCGTCGAGGGAGCGTGGAACCAGTTCCATCACTGGGCGGCGAAGGGGCCGGAGAACTTCCGCCACCGCTACTTGTTGCTCAGCGCCGAGCGTGCCCGATTGGATGGCCGCTTCACCGACGCCGCGGAGCTCTTCGACGAGGCCATCGACCGCGCGCGGGAGGAGGGGCATCCCCACGACGAGGCGCTGGCGAACGTGCTCGCGGGGCGGCTGTACAGCGCGCTGGGCCGCAAGCGCGTGGCCTCGCTCTACCTGCGCGCGGCGCGGGAGGGCTTCGCCCGCTGGGGCGCGAAGGCCGTGGTGTCCGCGCTCCAGGAGGAGTTCCCCGACCTCCAGGTGCAGGAGTCCGGCCTGTGGGACCAGACGGTCACCCCCACGGGGGATGACTTCCGGGGCGCGTCGCTCGACCTGCTCAGCATCCTCAAGGCGGCGCAATCGCTGTCGGGCGAGGTCGCCCTGGAGCGGCTGCTCGAGAAGTTGATGGCGGTGTGCCTGGAGGTGGCGGGCGCGCAGCGCGGCGCGTTGGTGTTGGAGGAGCAGGGCGCGCTCGTGCTCACGGCCGTGGGCGGAGTGGGGGAGCCGCTCGCGCGGCCTCAGCTTCCCCTCGTGGGCTCGATGCTGGTGCCCGAGACGCTCCTGGCGCACGCCTTCCGCACCGGGGACGCGGTGGTGCTCGGAGACGCCGTGCACCAGGGCCACTTCGTGTCGGATGCGTACGTGGCGCGGCAGCGCGTGAAGTCCGCCCTGGTGGTGCCCATCCGCCGCCACGCGCGCACCATGGGCGTCCTGTATCTGGAGAACAACCTGGCCACCCACGCCTTCACCCCGGACCGGGTGCGCGTGCTCCAGCTGTTGTCGTCGCAGATGGCCATCTCGCTGGAGAACAGCCTCCTGTTCGAGGAGCGAAGGCGCGCGGAGGAGGCCGTGCGCTTCCTCGCCGAGAGCAGCGTGGTGCTGGCCGAGGCGCTGGACTTCGAGGCGACCCTGTCTCGACTCGCGCGCCTGTGCGTGTCCTCACTCGCCACCCTCTGCGCCATCGACGTGGTGGAGCCCTCGGGCGCCATCCGCCGGCTCTCCACCGCGCACGCCGACCCGGGGCACGAGCGCGTCGCCCGAGACCTGCAGTCGTTCTACACACCCGACTGGGACTCGTCCCAGCCGGCCATCGCCGTGCTGAGGAGCCGCGAGCCCTTGCTCATCCCCGTCGTCACCGAGGAGGTCCTGGAGCGGCTGTGCCGGGATGAGGCTCACATCACGCTCGTCCGCGCGCTGAAGGCCCGCTCCTTCCTCGCGGTGCCGCTCATCGCCCGGGGACGGATGCTGGGCGTCATCTCGCTGGTGTCCTCGGTGCCGGGCAAACGCTACGGACCCTCGGACGTGGAGCTCGCGCAGGACCTGGCGCGCCGCGCGGCCATCGCCCTGGACAACGCGCGGCTGTACCACGAGTCCCAGGACGCCATCCGCCTGCGCGACGAGTTCCTCTCCATCGCCGCGCACGAGCTCTACACCCCCATCACCGCGCTCCAGCTCTCCGTGCAGGGACTCGCCCGGAGCGAGGTGCCCACGCGCGACGCCGTCCAGCGCGTCTCCAAGACGACCCAGGCCCAGACGCGGCGACTGGCGCACCTGGTCGACGAGCTGCTCGACGTCTCCCGAATCCAGACGGGCCGCCTCCACCTGACGCTGGAGGAGGTGGACCTGGCCTCCGTGGTGCGCGACGTGGCGGAGGGCATGCGCGACGCCATCCAGCGCTCCCAATCACGCATCTGCCTGGACCTGGCGTCCGGCTGCATCGGCCGGTGGGACCGCGTCCGCCTGGAGCAGGTGGTGACGAATCTCTTGTCCAACGCCCTCAAGTTCGGCAGCGGCAGCCCCATCGAGGTGCGATTGGCGCACGCTCAGGGACACGTCCAGCTGGACGTCATCGACCAGGGCATCGGCATCCCCGCCGAGCGATTGCCTCACATCTTCGGCCGCTTCGAGCGCGCCGTGTCGTCACGCGAATACGGGGGCCTGGGCCTGGGCCTGTTCATCGTCCGCGAAATCGTCGTGGCGCTCGGCGGACAGGTCCGCGCACAGAGCATCCAGGGCGAGGGCGCCCGCTTCACCGTCGAGCTGCCGAGCGAGGGGCCCGCGGACCTCCGCGCCAGCAATCCCTGA
- a CDS encoding tetratricopeptide repeat protein has translation MSARPGLAFAVSVEQGVPSALPSRAIEVDVGVALPTAFGGLRKVLKACEDAAPDVHRAIAAAHPSEWNRLFPGTTQGVPALEDLALSPSERRLHRESEQAFWILTVAARTIVETLRASGRPLVLHGAGECDLVSLRAVMRAAEWARLDGLDGTLLLTGWRMRRPHGAAAFESRRQAYLDALCDRMRVPHASGPGPVSSRAMEPTVDLEGRYLRLVVDESESREARVAAAILAVRSCFFTTNYEGALLAAEHGLALLESAPEPHFPGRVVQAWEALDSGLTTPAIEIDRASLGDEDELKALLHRCMGVVHVFTGSHDDAMAAFGRGLECRLPPELRARLHMFRALTLTKRFGQLPNARAEVEAGLAELARSTAPDRALQEGWLRNVCALTWFQERKLDKALVEEKLAMRCVGDLHDASATHLKINLISNASYLQESARQFADAISTWRRFEGISERWGVNFSKHHRYRLAGLEFAAGQRDEAVEHFQLAYASAEALRDSFHRQVIAAELGRLFLDDGRMDLAVEWFARAEQHAREIGEPLKAAESLAGLSLAAGREDWSEALRCARASTTWPKETQALVDALTKSDAKAVHALLPRPRTKLNRPFDSVSLY, from the coding sequence GTGAGCGCCCGACCCGGTCTTGCCTTCGCAGTGTCCGTGGAACAGGGAGTCCCCTCCGCCCTCCCCTCCCGCGCCATCGAAGTCGACGTCGGCGTGGCGCTCCCCACCGCCTTCGGTGGACTGCGCAAGGTCCTCAAGGCCTGTGAGGACGCGGCTCCCGACGTCCACCGCGCCATCGCCGCCGCACACCCCTCCGAGTGGAACCGGCTGTTCCCGGGCACGACGCAGGGAGTCCCCGCGCTCGAGGACCTGGCGCTGTCCCCCTCCGAGCGCCGCCTCCACCGTGAATCCGAGCAGGCGTTCTGGATTCTCACCGTGGCCGCGCGGACCATCGTGGAGACGCTGCGCGCCAGCGGCCGCCCCCTCGTGCTGCATGGCGCGGGCGAGTGTGACCTGGTCAGCCTGCGCGCCGTCATGCGCGCCGCCGAGTGGGCCCGGCTGGACGGCCTGGATGGCACCCTGCTGCTCACCGGCTGGCGGATGCGACGCCCCCATGGCGCCGCCGCCTTCGAGTCCCGACGACAGGCCTATCTCGACGCGCTGTGCGACCGCATGCGCGTCCCCCACGCCTCCGGTCCTGGCCCCGTGTCCTCGCGAGCGATGGAGCCGACAGTGGACCTGGAGGGCCGCTACCTGCGGCTCGTCGTGGATGAGTCGGAGTCCCGCGAGGCTCGCGTGGCCGCGGCCATCCTCGCCGTCCGCAGCTGCTTCTTCACCACGAACTACGAGGGCGCGCTGCTGGCCGCCGAGCACGGCCTGGCGCTGCTCGAGTCCGCGCCCGAGCCCCACTTCCCCGGGCGCGTGGTCCAGGCCTGGGAGGCGCTCGACTCGGGCCTCACCACGCCGGCCATCGAAATCGACCGCGCGAGCCTGGGCGACGAGGACGAGCTGAAGGCGTTGCTCCACCGGTGCATGGGCGTGGTGCACGTCTTCACCGGCTCGCACGACGACGCCATGGCCGCGTTCGGCCGCGGGCTCGAGTGCCGGCTGCCTCCCGAGCTGCGCGCGCGGCTGCACATGTTCCGCGCGCTGACGCTGACCAAGCGCTTCGGTCAGCTCCCCAATGCCCGCGCGGAGGTCGAAGCGGGGCTCGCGGAGCTGGCGCGAAGCACCGCGCCGGACCGCGCGCTGCAGGAGGGCTGGCTGCGCAACGTGTGCGCGCTGACCTGGTTTCAGGAGCGCAAGCTGGACAAGGCGCTGGTCGAGGAGAAGCTCGCCATGCGCTGCGTGGGCGACCTGCACGACGCCAGCGCCACCCATCTGAAAATCAACCTCATCTCCAACGCCAGCTACCTCCAGGAGTCCGCGCGGCAGTTCGCGGACGCCATCAGCACGTGGCGGCGCTTCGAGGGCATCAGCGAGCGCTGGGGCGTCAACTTCTCCAAGCACCACCGCTACCGACTGGCCGGCCTGGAGTTCGCCGCGGGCCAGCGCGACGAGGCCGTGGAGCACTTCCAGCTGGCCTATGCCAGCGCGGAGGCCCTGCGCGACTCGTTCCACCGTCAGGTCATCGCGGCGGAGCTGGGCCGCCTGTTCCTCGACGATGGACGGATGGACCTGGCGGTGGAGTGGTTCGCTCGCGCCGAGCAGCACGCCCGCGAGATTGGCGAGCCCTTGAAGGCGGCGGAGAGCCTCGCGGGCCTGTCCCTCGCGGCGGGACGCGAGGACTGGTCCGAGGCCCTGCGCTGCGCTCGGGCCAGCACCACCTGGCCCAAGGAGACCCAGGCCCTGGTGGACGCCCTCACGAAGTCGGATGCGAAGGCGGTGCACGCGCTGCTGCCCCGCCCTCGCACGAAGCTGAACCGGCCGTTCGACTCGGTCAGCCTCTACTGA
- a CDS encoding benzoate/H(+) symporter BenE family transporter, translating into MKHPAITDSAEASHLLTGETTPAFTGSTLSAGFVTVLVAFSSTGALIFQAAEAAGATPAQMSSWMGALGLGVAVTTIGLSLRYRAPVLTGWSTPGAALLATSLVGLPMSDAIGVFLFCGALITLFGVTGWFERALGHISLPLTAAMLAGILARFGLDVFVSMKTRLVLVAVMLGAYVLGKRLWPRYAILVVLALGSCVAWASGLMRFSELHFAWATPVFTAPTFSWHALLGVGVPLFVVTMASQNVPGVAVLRASGYTTPISPIITTTGLATMVLAPFGCFALNLAAITAAICTGKEAHEDPSKRYAGGVVSGVLYLLAGLAGATFVTLFTAFPRELILAIAGMALFGTIANSLSTAMSDARHREGAVVTFLVALSNVSLFGVGAAFWALVLGLATSTVVNWRR; encoded by the coding sequence ATGAAACACCCCGCCATCACGGACTCCGCTGAAGCCAGTCACCTGCTGACCGGCGAAACCACGCCCGCCTTCACGGGCTCCACGCTCTCCGCGGGCTTCGTCACGGTGCTCGTGGCCTTCTCCAGCACGGGCGCCCTCATCTTCCAGGCCGCGGAGGCCGCGGGCGCGACGCCCGCCCAGATGAGCTCCTGGATGGGCGCCCTCGGTCTGGGCGTCGCCGTGACGACCATCGGCCTGTCCCTGCGCTACCGCGCCCCCGTCCTCACCGGGTGGTCCACCCCCGGCGCGGCGCTGCTCGCCACCAGCCTCGTCGGCCTGCCGATGTCCGACGCCATCGGCGTGTTCCTCTTCTGCGGCGCGCTCATCACCCTCTTCGGCGTCACCGGCTGGTTCGAGCGCGCCCTCGGCCACATCTCGCTCCCGCTCACCGCCGCGATGCTCGCCGGAATCCTCGCCCGCTTCGGCTTGGACGTCTTCGTGTCCATGAAGACACGGCTCGTGCTCGTCGCCGTCATGCTGGGCGCCTATGTGCTCGGCAAGCGTCTGTGGCCCCGCTACGCCATCCTCGTCGTCCTGGCGCTCGGCTCCTGCGTGGCCTGGGCCTCGGGACTGATGCGCTTCTCCGAGCTCCACTTCGCCTGGGCCACGCCCGTCTTCACCGCGCCGACCTTCTCGTGGCACGCGCTGCTCGGCGTCGGCGTGCCGCTCTTCGTCGTGACGATGGCGTCCCAGAACGTCCCCGGCGTCGCCGTGCTGCGCGCGTCCGGCTACACCACGCCCATCTCCCCCATCATCACCACCACGGGGCTCGCGACGATGGTGCTCGCCCCCTTCGGCTGCTTCGCGCTCAACCTCGCCGCCATCACCGCCGCCATCTGCACCGGCAAGGAAGCCCACGAGGACCCCTCCAAGCGCTATGCCGGCGGCGTCGTCTCCGGCGTCCTCTACCTGCTGGCGGGGCTGGCCGGAGCGACCTTCGTCACCCTCTTCACCGCCTTCCCTCGCGAGCTCATCCTCGCCATCGCCGGCATGGCCCTGTTCGGCACCATCGCCAACAGCCTGTCCACGGCCATGAGCGACGCGCGCCACCGCGAAGGCGCTGTCGTCACCTTCCTGGTCGCCCTGTCCAATGTCTCCCTGTTCGGCGTCGGCGCCGCCTTCTGGGCCCTGGTCCTGGGGCTCGCCACCTCCACCGTCGTCAACTGGCGACGGTAG
- a CDS encoding NAD(P)/FAD-dependent oxidoreductase, which yields MGFSSEVLILGAGVVGLSAARRLAALGARVTVLDAVDPGGRGSRAAAGVAIPSVRLYDDADMLAFARAGRDALAAELDALPEGALLRRGQGILRIAADAKGRDALAQRASKHPEELGTWVDAARLVELEPALEGTPLLGAFETARGHMVDTEGYVNALLGAASHAGVRLRLGEAARAVEETSDAVVVRTDRETLRADQLFVSAGPWSSTFPGLPPLSLKPVRGQMMVVHQPGLSLSRVVSGPTYLAPWRAGELVVGATEEDVGFVENVTPTGLLHLSATVAKLAPRLREARFVRAWAGLRAVTPDGRPYLGRYPGTRRTFVATGLGGQGILTGAHAAALVVEQVASGREGLAAPFSPARAFGSSEGRG from the coding sequence ATGGGTTTCAGCTCGGAGGTCCTGATTCTCGGCGCGGGCGTGGTGGGGCTGTCGGCCGCGAGGCGGCTGGCGGCGCTCGGCGCGCGCGTGACGGTGTTGGACGCGGTGGACCCGGGAGGCCGAGGCTCTCGCGCGGCGGCGGGCGTGGCGATTCCCTCCGTGCGCCTCTACGACGACGCAGACATGCTGGCCTTCGCGCGCGCGGGCAGGGATGCGCTGGCGGCCGAGCTGGACGCGCTCCCCGAAGGCGCGCTGCTCCGCCGCGGACAGGGCATCCTCCGCATCGCCGCGGATGCGAAGGGCCGTGACGCGCTCGCGCAGCGGGCGTCGAAGCATCCGGAGGAGCTGGGCACGTGGGTGGACGCCGCGCGTCTGGTGGAGCTGGAGCCCGCGCTGGAAGGGACGCCGCTGCTGGGCGCCTTCGAGACGGCGCGGGGCCACATGGTGGACACGGAGGGCTACGTCAACGCGCTGCTGGGCGCGGCGTCCCATGCGGGTGTGCGGCTGCGGCTCGGTGAGGCCGCGCGTGCGGTGGAGGAGACCTCCGACGCCGTGGTGGTGCGCACGGACCGCGAGACGCTTCGCGCGGACCAGCTCTTCGTGAGCGCGGGGCCCTGGTCCTCGACGTTCCCGGGGTTGCCTCCGCTGTCACTCAAGCCGGTTCGAGGGCAGATGATGGTGGTGCACCAGCCGGGGCTCTCCTTGTCGCGCGTCGTGTCCGGGCCGACGTACCTGGCGCCGTGGCGTGCGGGGGAGCTGGTGGTGGGGGCCACGGAGGAGGACGTGGGCTTCGTGGAGAACGTGACGCCCACGGGCCTTCTGCACCTGAGCGCCACGGTGGCGAAGCTGGCGCCGCGTCTGCGCGAGGCTCGCTTCGTGCGCGCGTGGGCCGGGCTGCGCGCGGTGACGCCGGATGGCCGTCCGTACCTGGGGCGCTACCCGGGCACGCGGCGCACGTTCGTGGCCACGGGGTTGGGTGGGCAGGGGATTCTCACCGGCGCCCATGCGGCGGCGCTGGTGGTGGAACAAGTGGCGTCGGGGCGCGAGGGACTCGCGGCGCCGTTCTCTCCGGCTCGGGCCTTCGGGTCGAGCGAGGGACGCGGCTGA